In Paracoccus sp. N5, a single window of DNA contains:
- a CDS encoding 4-hydroxythreonine-4-phosphate dehydrogenase PdxA, which translates to MALAIGDAGGVGPELGAKLLAHPQMQDRDIVVVGDARVLRMGAEHAGVALDLPVLAADALQAELPAGRVIVDLANCPVEGRSLGASSPENGAASLQNFAAVLRLAQSGLADAVMFTPFNKHSMRLARPAYVDEIGFIDATLGAARSGREFNVLDEVWNARVTSHIPLREVASRLSVERILDSIRLTVEVMEGAGKAAPRIGVAALNPHAGDGRNFGDEDDDIIAPAVARAAAEGIRVSGPIPSDTVFVRATRGEFDAVLTMYHDQGQIAMKLMGFDRGVTLIAGYGFPIVTPAHGTAFDIAGQGKADLGATLAAARLGFDLAKLNPPRQGQAALSADWATEAVGEAARVAG; encoded by the coding sequence ATGGCACTGGCAATCGGGGATGCGGGCGGCGTCGGGCCGGAACTGGGCGCGAAGCTTCTGGCGCATCCTCAGATGCAGGACCGCGACATCGTGGTCGTCGGTGACGCGCGGGTGCTGCGCATGGGGGCCGAACATGCCGGCGTGGCGCTGGACCTGCCGGTGCTGGCGGCCGATGCGCTGCAAGCCGAACTGCCCGCCGGCCGCGTCATCGTCGACCTGGCGAACTGCCCGGTCGAGGGGCGCAGCCTGGGCGCCTCGTCGCCGGAAAACGGCGCGGCCTCGCTGCAGAACTTCGCCGCCGTCTTGCGGCTGGCGCAATCGGGCCTGGCCGATGCGGTGATGTTCACCCCCTTCAACAAGCATTCGATGCGGCTGGCGCGCCCGGCCTATGTCGACGAGATCGGCTTCATCGACGCCACGCTGGGCGCCGCCCGCAGCGGGCGCGAGTTCAACGTGCTGGACGAGGTCTGGAACGCCCGCGTCACCTCGCATATCCCGCTGCGCGAGGTCGCCTCGCGCCTGTCGGTCGAGCGTATCCTGGACAGCATCCGCCTGACCGTCGAGGTCATGGAGGGCGCGGGCAAGGCCGCGCCACGCATCGGCGTCGCGGCGCTGAACCCGCATGCCGGCGACGGCCGCAACTTCGGCGACGAGGACGACGACATCATCGCCCCCGCCGTGGCCCGGGCCGCGGCCGAGGGGATCCGGGTCTCGGGGCCGATCCCGTCGGACACGGTCTTCGTGCGGGCGACGCGCGGCGAATTCGACGCCGTGCTGACCATGTATCACGACCAGGGCCAGATCGCGATGAAGCTGATGGGCTTCGACCGCGGCGTGACGCTGATCGCGGGCTACGGCTTCCCGATCGTCACCCCGGCGCATGGCACCGCCTTCGACATCGCGGGGCAAGGGAAGGCCGACCTGGGCGCGACGCTGGCCGCCGCCCGGCTGGGCTTCGACCTGGCGAAACTGAACCCGCCCCGGCAGGGGCAGGCCGCCCTGTCTGCGGACTGGGCCACCGAAGCCGTGGGAGAAGCGGCGCGCGTTGCCGGCTGA
- a CDS encoding tripartite tricarboxylate transporter permease: MANFDLLMHGFGVAITPMHLLLMVVGVLLGLVVGVLPGLGAPNGVSLLIPLTFTLDPTSAIILLSSMYWGALFGGSTTSILFNIPGEPSSVATTFDGYPMARSGQSTRALTLAFMSAGIGALLGVIVITLLAGWASNFALRFGAPEYFAVYFLAFAAFIGMGSASPVKTVVALATGLLLASVGMDNVTGEVRLTFGFSDLLGGISFLVVVIGLFGIGELLATVQEGLSFRGVSSRIDLRDVLRTIAELPRYWATSVRSGLVGIWMGITPGGPTAASFMSYGIARQASRKGQAFGTGRPEGIIAPETADHSAGTCAMLPMLALGVPSSATAAVMMGGLMIWGLTPGPMLFATKPDFVWGLIASMYVSNVIGVILVLLTVPMFAALLRIPFSIIGPMIVAICFVGGYTVSNASFDLWLVLLFGVVGYLFTRLDYPLAPLVLAMVLGHKAENAFHQSMILSDGSLSVFFSNTLVSSIMALGLALLILPKLLHLGGRLRRRQPVE, encoded by the coding sequence ATGGCCAATTTCGATCTTCTGATGCATGGCTTCGGCGTCGCCATCACGCCGATGCACCTGCTGCTGATGGTGGTGGGCGTGCTTCTGGGCCTGGTCGTCGGCGTGCTGCCGGGGCTCGGGGCGCCGAACGGCGTCTCGCTGCTGATCCCGCTGACCTTCACGCTGGACCCGACCTCGGCCATCATCCTTTTGTCCTCGATGTATTGGGGCGCCCTGTTCGGCGGCTCGACCACCTCGATCCTGTTCAACATCCCGGGCGAGCCAAGCTCGGTCGCGACCACCTTCGACGGCTATCCCATGGCGCGCTCGGGGCAATCGACCCGGGCGCTGACGCTTGCCTTCATGTCGGCCGGCATCGGCGCGCTCCTGGGTGTAATCGTCATCACCCTGCTGGCCGGTTGGGCCTCGAACTTCGCGCTGCGCTTCGGTGCGCCGGAATATTTCGCGGTCTATTTCCTGGCCTTTGCCGCCTTCATCGGCATGGGCAGCGCCTCGCCGGTCAAGACGGTGGTGGCGCTGGCGACGGGGCTGCTGCTCGCCTCGGTCGGCATGGACAACGTGACCGGAGAGGTCCGCCTGACCTTCGGCTTTTCCGATCTTCTGGGCGGCATCAGCTTCCTTGTCGTGGTGATCGGCCTGTTCGGCATCGGCGAGCTGCTGGCCACGGTGCAGGAGGGGCTGTCGTTCCGCGGCGTCTCGTCCCGCATCGACCTGCGCGACGTGCTGCGCACCATCGCCGAGCTGCCGCGCTATTGGGCGACCTCGGTGCGTTCCGGCCTGGTCGGGATCTGGATGGGCATCACGCCCGGCGGGCCGACGGCGGCATCCTTCATGTCCTACGGCATCGCGCGCCAGGCCTCGCGCAAGGGACAGGCCTTCGGCACCGGCCGCCCCGAGGGCATCATCGCCCCCGAGACCGCCGACCACAGCGCCGGCACCTGCGCCATGCTGCCGATGCTGGCGCTTGGCGTGCCGTCCTCGGCCACGGCGGCGGTGATGATGGGCGGGCTGATGATCTGGGGCCTGACGCCCGGGCCGATGCTGTTCGCGACCAAGCCGGATTTCGTCTGGGGCCTGATCGCCAGCATGTATGTGTCGAACGTGATCGGGGTGATCCTGGTCCTGCTGACCGTGCCCATGTTCGCGGCGCTGCTGCGCATCCCGTTCTCGATCATCGGGCCGATGATCGTCGCGATCTGCTTCGTCGGCGGCTATACCGTCTCGAACGCCAGTTTCGATCTGTGGCTGGTGCTGCTCTTCGGCGTGGTCGGCTATCTGTTCACCCGGCTCGACTATCCGCTGGCGCCCCTGGTGCTGGCCATGGTGCTGGGCCACAAGGCCGAGAACGCCTTTCACCAGTCGATGATCCTGTCGGACGGCTCGCTGTCGGTGTTCTTCTCGAACACGCTGGTCAGCTCGATCATGGCGCTGGGGCTGGCGCTGCTGATCCTGCCGAAACTGCTGCACCTGGGCGGGCGCCTGCGTCGCCGCCAGCCGGTCGAATAA
- a CDS encoding dihydroxyacetone kinase family protein, with product MTRLFDDPEEFAATALAGFCAANRDRVRPVPHGALRAAPGPRGKVALLVGGGSGHYPAFLGYVGAGLADAAVAGDVFASPSTSAVAGVARAAHRGGGVILGFGNYAGDVLNFGAAAERLRAEGIDARILAVTDDVASAGPAERAKRRGVAGDLLVFKIAGAAAEAGLDIDAVEAVAQRANAAAVSFGVAFDGCTLPGQAAPLFRVAEGGVALGLGIHGEPGIREEPMKPAAELARMLLAPLLAERPQGHAGRVAVVLNGLGCTKYEELFVLWHHISRQLQAEGLEVVDPEVGEFVTSLDMAGCSLSILWLDEELEAFWRAPADAPAFRKGNVAPGEAVAEDAAPQVAPAPGIAPGSAESQKAGACIAGLLGRLAQALAEAEEMLGQIDAQAGDGDHGQGMARGSKAAAAAAAEAAQAGAGAATVLGLAGDAWADRAGGTSGALWGVALRGWGAALTDAEPASAARIAEGAQAGLDAVLRLGGARPGDKTLVDAFLPFVQTLRAAVDAGAPLADAWQRAADSATQAADATAQLLPKLGRARPLAERSLGHPDAGAISLALCARVVAEGLREA from the coding sequence ATGACCAGGCTGTTTGACGATCCCGAGGAATTCGCCGCCACCGCGCTTGCGGGCTTCTGCGCCGCGAACCGCGACCGCGTGCGCCCGGTGCCGCATGGCGCCCTGCGCGCCGCGCCCGGCCCCCGCGGCAAGGTGGCGCTGCTGGTCGGCGGCGGCTCGGGCCATTATCCGGCCTTCCTGGGCTATGTCGGCGCGGGTCTGGCCGATGCGGCGGTGGCGGGCGATGTCTTCGCCTCGCCCTCGACCAGCGCGGTGGCCGGGGTGGCGCGGGCGGCGCATCGCGGCGGTGGCGTGATCCTGGGCTTCGGCAATTACGCCGGCGACGTGCTGAACTTCGGCGCCGCGGCCGAGCGGCTGCGGGCCGAGGGCATCGACGCCCGTATCCTGGCCGTGACCGACGACGTGGCCAGCGCCGGCCCGGCCGAACGTGCGAAGCGCCGCGGCGTGGCGGGCGATCTGCTGGTCTTCAAGATCGCCGGCGCTGCCGCCGAAGCGGGGCTCGACATCGACGCGGTCGAGGCGGTGGCGCAGCGCGCCAATGCCGCCGCGGTTTCCTTCGGGGTCGCCTTCGACGGCTGCACCCTGCCGGGCCAGGCCGCGCCGCTGTTCCGGGTTGCCGAGGGCGGCGTCGCCCTGGGCCTGGGCATCCATGGCGAGCCGGGCATCCGCGAAGAACCGATGAAACCCGCCGCCGAGCTCGCCCGCATGCTGCTGGCGCCGCTGCTGGCCGAACGGCCGCAGGGCCATGCCGGCCGCGTCGCCGTGGTGCTGAACGGGCTCGGCTGCACCAAATACGAAGAGCTTTTCGTGCTTTGGCACCACATCTCGCGCCAGCTTCAGGCCGAGGGGCTGGAGGTGGTCGATCCCGAGGTCGGCGAATTCGTCACCAGCCTCGACATGGCCGGCTGTTCGCTGTCGATCCTGTGGCTGGACGAAGAACTCGAGGCGTTCTGGCGCGCCCCGGCCGATGCCCCGGCCTTCCGCAAGGGCAATGTCGCGCCGGGCGAGGCCGTCGCCGAGGATGCCGCGCCGCAGGTCGCGCCGGCGCCGGGCATCGCGCCCGGCTCGGCCGAGTCGCAAAAGGCCGGCGCCTGCATCGCCGGGCTTCTGGGCCGGCTGGCGCAGGCCCTGGCCGAGGCCGAGGAGATGCTGGGCCAGATCGATGCCCAGGCCGGTGACGGCGACCACGGGCAGGGCATGGCGCGCGGCTCCAAGGCCGCCGCGGCCGCTGCCGCCGAGGCGGCGCAGGCCGGGGCCGGGGCCGCGACGGTGCTGGGGCTGGCAGGGGATGCCTGGGCGGATCGCGCCGGCGGCACCTCGGGCGCGCTCTGGGGCGTGGCCCTGCGCGGCTGGGGCGCGGCGCTGACCGATGCCGAGCCGGCCTCGGCCGCGCGGATCGCCGAGGGGGCGCAGGCCGGCCTCGACGCGGTGCTGCGGCTGGGCGGCGCCCGGCCCGGCGACAAGACGCTGGTCGATGCCTTCCTGCCCTTCGTCCAGACGCTGCGCGCGGCGGTCGATGCCGGCGCGCCCCTGGCCGACGCCTGGCAGCGCGCCGCCGACAGCGCCACCCAGGCGGCCGATGCCACGGCGCAACTGCTGCCGAAACTGGGCCGCGCCCGCCCATTGGCCGAGCGCAGCCTGGGCCATCCCGATGCCGGTGCCATCTCGCTGGCGCTTTGCGCGCGGGTCGTGGCCGAGGGGCTGCGCGAGGCCTGA
- a CDS encoding sugar phosphate isomerase/epimerase family protein: protein MAQHAKAAGWTAESWPIAAAMIPFPAVLPDGRAMQDGGPELWAGPLGQVAAAGFDAVDPTDSWLRVADLDPARRADFAALCRELGLAVPAISTSRRSLIDARHGADYLAYGHRVIDCAAELGAGHVSFGFFEPLTPAQQQALWFWTEDGPRNPDDPAVWRLAVERVRDLAGHAAACGVSIALEMYEDTYLGTARDAVRFVTEVDHPAVRLNIDIGNLVRLHRPVEPWAEMIQACAPFAGYWHVKNYYRMEDSRSGLVMTHPAPLLGGTINWRAAIGTALDLGFAAPFLCEHYGGDGLGVCAQNRDYIRSILAGRRNHDQAV, encoded by the coding sequence ATGGCGCAGCATGCCAAGGCCGCCGGCTGGACGGCGGAAAGCTGGCCGATCGCGGCGGCGATGATCCCGTTCCCGGCGGTGCTGCCGGACGGGCGGGCGATGCAGGACGGCGGGCCCGAGCTTTGGGCCGGACCGCTGGGCCAGGTGGCCGCCGCCGGCTTCGATGCGGTGGACCCGACCGATTCCTGGCTGCGGGTCGCCGACCTGGACCCGGCACGCCGGGCGGATTTCGCGGCGCTGTGCCGCGAGCTGGGGCTGGCGGTGCCGGCGATCTCGACCTCGCGGCGCAGCCTGATCGACGCCCGGCACGGCGCCGACTACCTCGCCTATGGCCATCGCGTCATCGACTGCGCGGCGGAACTCGGCGCGGGCCATGTCAGCTTCGGCTTCTTCGAGCCGCTGACCCCGGCGCAGCAGCAGGCGCTGTGGTTCTGGACCGAGGACGGGCCGCGCAACCCCGACGATCCGGCGGTCTGGCGCCTGGCGGTCGAGCGCGTGCGCGACCTGGCCGGCCATGCCGCGGCATGCGGCGTCAGCATCGCGCTGGAGATGTACGAGGACACCTATCTGGGCACCGCGCGCGATGCCGTGCGCTTCGTGACCGAGGTGGACCATCCCGCCGTCCGGCTGAACATCGACATCGGCAACCTGGTCCGCCTGCACCGCCCGGTCGAGCCCTGGGCCGAGATGATCCAGGCCTGCGCGCCCTTTGCCGGCTATTGGCACGTCAAGAACTATTACCGGATGGAGGACAGCCGCAGCGGGCTAGTGATGACCCATCCCGCGCCGCTGCTGGGCGGCACGATCAACTGGCGCGCGGCCATCGGGACGGCGCTGGATCTTGGCTTTGCGGCGCCCTTCCTGTGCGAACATTACGGCGGCGATGGCCTGGGCGTCTGCGCGCAGAACCGCGACTATATCCGCAGCATCCTTGCCGGCAGGAGGAACCATGACCAGGCTGTTTGA
- a CDS encoding tripartite tricarboxylate transporter substrate binding protein: MNHLKTGAIAALALAAALPASAEWAPERPQEFVVASGAGGGTDNFARTIQAILTRDKLVDAPIVVLNKGAGSGAEAFLYAKQNAADPNKVIFGTNNVYLLPHIAKLAYKAEDLQPVAALAMDEFVVWVKADAPYQTVLDLVEAAKAEPGKIPFGGSQSKDTDETLVALIEQTTGADFKYVPFNGGGEVGVQLAGGHVAANVNNPNENLGQWQAGAVRPLCVFSPTRMAESEAIHDGKGWQDIPTCKEQGLAIDSYQMPRTVWLPAGVPEEAVAFYRDALKKVAESQDWKDYLAKTSQTGAYLTGEELSKFIADSETRTVEVFKTEGWSKE; this comes from the coding sequence ATGAACCATCTCAAGACCGGAGCCATCGCGGCGCTGGCGCTGGCAGCTGCCTTGCCCGCAAGCGCCGAATGGGCGCCCGAGCGGCCGCAGGAATTCGTCGTCGCCTCGGGCGCCGGCGGCGGCACCGACAATTTCGCCCGCACCATCCAGGCGATCCTGACCCGCGACAAGCTGGTCGACGCGCCCATCGTGGTGCTGAACAAGGGCGCCGGCTCGGGCGCCGAGGCGTTCCTTTACGCCAAGCAGAACGCCGCCGACCCGAACAAGGTGATCTTCGGCACCAACAACGTCTATCTGCTGCCGCATATCGCCAAGCTGGCCTACAAGGCCGAGGACCTGCAGCCGGTGGCCGCGCTGGCGATGGACGAGTTCGTGGTCTGGGTCAAGGCCGACGCGCCCTATCAGACCGTGCTGGACCTGGTCGAGGCCGCCAAGGCCGAGCCCGGCAAGATCCCCTTCGGCGGCAGCCAGTCCAAGGACACCGACGAGACCCTGGTCGCGCTGATCGAGCAGACCACCGGCGCCGATTTCAAATATGTGCCCTTCAACGGCGGCGGCGAGGTCGGCGTGCAGCTGGCCGGCGGCCATGTCGCCGCCAATGTCAACAACCCGAACGAGAACCTGGGCCAGTGGCAGGCCGGCGCGGTGCGCCCGCTCTGCGTCTTCTCGCCGACCCGCATGGCTGAAAGCGAGGCGATCCACGACGGCAAGGGCTGGCAGGACATCCCGACCTGCAAGGAGCAGGGCCTGGCCATCGACAGCTACCAGATGCCGCGCACGGTCTGGCTACCGGCCGGCGTGCCGGAAGAGGCCGTCGCCTTCTATCGCGACGCGCTGAAGAAGGTGGCCGAGTCGCAGGACTGGAAGGACTACCTGGCCAAGACCTCGCAGACCGGCGCCTATCTGACCGGCGAGGAACTGTCTAAGTTCATCGCCGACAGCGAGACCCGCACGGTCGAGGTCTTCAAGACCGAGGGCTGGTCCAAGGAGTGA
- a CDS encoding tripartite tricarboxylate transporter TctB family protein encodes MTVRRFHAEIGTAIGTGAIGAAAVIGATELGYGWEESGPQSGYFPFYVGLILIAASLWNLVAAFVKHRRPALDDAGIEEPFLDGERLARLGGFLAAMLAFVVATLTLGIYVGATGYIAWNAWRKGGYRAAVALAIGLSFAAALYVIFEVIFLMPLPKGPIEPLLGIY; translated from the coding sequence ATGACCGTCAGACGTTTTCACGCCGAGATCGGCACCGCCATCGGCACCGGCGCCATCGGCGCGGCCGCGGTGATCGGCGCCACCGAGCTGGGCTATGGCTGGGAGGAAAGCGGCCCGCAATCGGGTTATTTCCCGTTCTATGTCGGGCTGATCCTGATCGCCGCCAGCCTGTGGAACCTGGTCGCCGCCTTCGTCAAGCATCGCCGCCCGGCGCTGGACGATGCCGGCATCGAAGAGCCGTTCCTGGACGGCGAGCGGCTCGCGCGGCTGGGCGGCTTCCTCGCCGCGATGCTGGCCTTTGTCGTCGCCACCCTGACGCTGGGCATCTATGTCGGCGCGACCGGCTATATCGCCTGGAACGCCTGGCGCAAGGGCGGTTATCGCGCGGCCGTGGCGCTGGCCATCGGGCTGAGCTTCGCCGCGGCGCTTTACGTCATCTTCGAGGTGATCTTCCTGATGCCGCTGCCGAAGGGGCCGATCGAGCCGCTTCTGGGCATCTACTGA